From Burkholderia savannae, a single genomic window includes:
- a CDS encoding DUF411 domain-containing protein — translation MTRPFENKPISHARRAFATGLALLPVIAFSQKAAAKPVVQVWKTPTCGCCEDWLSHLKNNGFDVAVHNVEDTADARQKAGMPERFASCHTGVIQGYALEGHVPAREIKRLLRERPNAIGLAVPAMPIGSPGMDGPAYNGRHMPYDVLLIKRGGQSSVYRSYS, via the coding sequence ATGACCCGACCTTTCGAAAACAAGCCGATTTCTCACGCAAGACGCGCCTTCGCCACCGGATTGGCGCTGCTGCCCGTCATCGCGTTTTCGCAAAAAGCGGCCGCGAAGCCCGTCGTGCAGGTGTGGAAGACGCCCACGTGCGGATGCTGCGAAGACTGGCTGTCGCATCTGAAGAACAACGGCTTCGACGTGGCGGTGCACAATGTCGAGGACACGGCCGACGCGCGGCAAAAAGCCGGCATGCCCGAGCGCTTCGCGTCGTGCCATACGGGCGTCATTCAGGGATATGCGCTCGAGGGGCATGTTCCCGCACGCGAGATCAAGCGTCTTCTGCGGGAACGGCCGAACGCGATCGGGCTCGCCGTGCCGGCGATGCCGATCGGCTCGCCCGGCATGGACGGACCGGCGTACAACGGCCGTCACATGCCGTACGACGTGCTCCTCATCAAGCGCGGCGGCCAGTCGAGCGTGTATCGGTCGTATAGCTGA
- a CDS encoding AAA family ATPase yields MKLDRFAKIRDHRIFKDFMWPRGLDDFGRFNLIYGWNGSGKTTLSGLFKSAQDLKDIVEGDVDFVFDGVHVSGKKLSIAALPSVRVFSCETVARSVFESSSGGLGQLPPVYVFGEESAEKQRQLDTLKLELPKLAESATKASDNETKAQKELNDYATNTARTIKNLLVAQGSGFNNYNAADFRERMSLFAQAPKSALSDKDRERLLTLKDAQPLPMVELKAVNIPDAMLLRNEVRDALAKTVISSVIEELAANPTVGSWVRDGLAIHTHGEDAKACRFCDQPLSANRLRRLEAHFNDEFRRFTQDLHGLAERIEIAAKQLERTNLPDSKDLYSELRDNFESERRTYEVNLNNLRHGLLALANAVKQKQARVFEALDLEGFLLGGDGIPAEDKSLLETFVRILSAGASALGEFVGKQTIARIEQIVERHNAKTRSFTERVKSAREKLHDHELAVALPEWLDKQKQLESATKARSSADEVKATSETKVRVLEADILRHQEPADELNRELRAYLGHDEIQVAVEDTGYRLVRRGGAATNLSEGERTAIAFLYFLKSLEDRSFDLKHGIVVVDDPISSLDSNSVYSAFGFMKRKLCDAGQLFVLTHNYTFLRQVRNWFKHANRHKAKPARFYMLRASYVGGQRSSAIEAMDPFLRDYESEYHYLFKRIVEASSLPEGGPLKTYYELPNLARRLLETFLVFKIPDEDTLHARLETVEFDGPKKTRILRFLDTHSHAEQIAEGHDDASALSEAPEVLKDLLELIEKCDGGHFERMRQVLSGQ; encoded by the coding sequence ATGAAGCTCGACCGCTTTGCAAAGATTCGCGACCATCGCATCTTCAAAGACTTCATGTGGCCGAGAGGTCTTGATGACTTTGGTCGATTCAACCTCATTTATGGGTGGAACGGTTCAGGGAAGACCACGCTTTCGGGCCTGTTCAAGTCGGCCCAAGATTTGAAGGACATCGTCGAAGGCGATGTCGATTTTGTTTTCGATGGAGTCCACGTTTCAGGCAAGAAGCTCAGTATTGCCGCCTTACCCTCGGTCCGTGTATTCAGTTGCGAGACGGTGGCGCGAAGCGTCTTTGAGAGCAGCAGCGGAGGGCTCGGTCAGCTACCCCCGGTTTATGTTTTCGGCGAGGAGAGCGCGGAGAAGCAGCGCCAATTGGACACACTCAAACTGGAGTTGCCGAAGCTTGCCGAGAGCGCGACGAAAGCCTCGGACAACGAGACGAAGGCTCAGAAGGAGTTAAACGATTACGCGACGAACACTGCGCGCACGATTAAGAACCTACTAGTTGCCCAGGGCAGCGGCTTCAACAACTACAATGCTGCTGACTTCAGGGAAAGGATGTCGCTCTTCGCTCAGGCCCCGAAGTCCGCATTGTCAGACAAGGACCGTGAGCGATTGCTCACGCTGAAAGACGCCCAACCCTTACCTATGGTGGAGCTGAAAGCAGTAAACATACCCGACGCGATGCTGCTCCGGAACGAGGTCCGGGATGCCTTGGCCAAGACTGTCATATCGAGCGTAATCGAGGAACTTGCGGCAAATCCCACAGTTGGCTCTTGGGTTCGCGACGGGTTGGCAATTCACACGCACGGCGAAGACGCCAAAGCATGCAGGTTTTGTGACCAGCCGCTGTCCGCAAACAGGCTGCGTCGACTCGAGGCTCACTTCAACGACGAGTTTAGACGATTCACCCAAGACCTTCACGGCCTAGCTGAGCGCATCGAGATTGCTGCTAAGCAACTTGAACGGACCAATCTTCCTGACAGCAAGGACTTGTATTCAGAACTCCGTGATAACTTTGAATCGGAACGAAGAACCTATGAGGTGAATCTCAACAATCTTCGCCACGGGCTACTAGCACTCGCCAACGCTGTGAAACAAAAACAAGCGCGCGTTTTTGAGGCGTTGGACCTAGAAGGCTTTCTCCTGGGAGGCGATGGAATCCCGGCGGAAGACAAATCACTCTTGGAAACCTTCGTGCGTATTCTGAGTGCTGGAGCGTCAGCGCTCGGCGAGTTCGTAGGTAAGCAGACAATTGCTCGCATTGAACAGATTGTGGAAAGACACAATGCAAAGACTCGCTCCTTTACCGAACGGGTCAAATCTGCTCGTGAGAAATTGCACGACCACGAACTAGCAGTCGCGCTTCCTGAATGGCTCGACAAGCAGAAGCAGTTGGAATCTGCCACGAAGGCGCGCTCCTCAGCCGACGAAGTGAAGGCCACGTCAGAGACGAAAGTTCGCGTGCTAGAGGCAGATATCTTGAGGCATCAGGAGCCTGCTGACGAGTTGAATCGGGAGCTACGTGCTTACCTTGGCCATGATGAAATTCAAGTCGCCGTTGAGGACACCGGCTATCGACTGGTGCGACGTGGCGGGGCTGCGACAAATCTTAGCGAGGGCGAGCGGACTGCGATTGCATTTCTCTACTTTTTGAAGTCACTCGAGGACCGGTCGTTCGACCTCAAGCATGGCATCGTCGTGGTGGACGACCCTATCTCGAGCCTCGATTCAAACTCCGTCTATAGCGCGTTCGGCTTCATGAAGCGCAAGCTATGCGACGCGGGTCAACTGTTCGTTTTGACGCACAACTACACCTTCCTCCGACAGGTGCGGAACTGGTTCAAACATGCGAATCGTCATAAGGCGAAGCCTGCACGTTTTTACATGTTGCGAGCGTCATACGTTGGCGGACAGCGAAGTTCAGCTATCGAGGCTATGGACCCGTTTTTACGCGACTACGAGTCTGAGTATCACTATCTCTTCAAGCGAATCGTGGAAGCGAGCTCGCTTCCGGAAGGTGGGCCGCTTAAGACATACTACGAACTACCAAACTTGGCTAGGCGCTTACTGGAAACATTCCTGGTCTTCAAGATTCCCGATGAGGACACGTTGCATGCGAGGTTGGAGACGGTCGAGTTCGATGGTCCCAAGAAAACGCGCATTCTGCGGTTCCTTGATACACATTCTCACGCCGAGCAAATAGCTGAGGGCCATGATGATGCCTCTGCGCTCTCCGAGGCGCCAGAAGTTTTAAAGGATTTGCTCGAGCTCATCGAGAAATGTGACGGCGGCCATTTCGAAAGAATGAGGCAAGTCTTGTCGGGACAATGA
- a CDS encoding rhomboid family intramembrane serine protease, which yields MYTDASLRHLLANIGGVLVRGWLCMWPSTAGFWRATVGRLLGAGASSWLLGAPHSVHIGASGLIFGYAGYLVARGLYTRRILSVLVAMFVVWCHGMSLLYGVLPLTPGVSWQGHLGGAIGGLLMARASRHSRS from the coding sequence TTGTACACTGACGCGAGCCTCAGGCATCTGCTCGCCAACATCGGCGGCGTGCTGGTGCGGGGATGGCTCTGCATGTGGCCGAGCACGGCGGGCTTCTGGCGCGCAACTGTCGGCCGCCTGCTCGGCGCCGGCGCGTCATCCTGGCTGCTGGGGGCTCCACATTCGGTGCATATCGGGGCGAGCGGCCTCATTTTCGGTTATGCCGGCTACCTCGTCGCGCGCGGGTTGTACACCCGCCGCATTCTGTCGGTGCTGGTCGCAATGTTTGTCGTCTGGTGCCACGGCATGAGCCTGCTGTACGGCGTGTTGCCGCTGACGCCTGGCGTGTCCTGGCAAGGCCATCTCGGCGGCGCGATAGGCGGCTTGCTGATGGCGCGCGCCAGCCGGCACTCAAGAAGCTGA
- a CDS encoding cupredoxin domain-containing protein, protein MNTLQTISALALAAFAASATHAFAADDTYVLTLKDHKFSPANFTIPAGKKVKVTVKNLDTTPAEFESDDFKAEKVVPAGKQVDVFIGPLKAGTYEFHDEYHEAESKTKLTVK, encoded by the coding sequence ATGAACACTCTTCAGACGATTTCCGCGCTTGCGCTGGCCGCGTTCGCGGCTTCGGCGACGCACGCATTCGCAGCCGACGACACGTACGTCCTCACGCTCAAGGATCACAAATTCTCGCCGGCGAATTTCACGATTCCGGCGGGCAAGAAGGTGAAGGTGACGGTCAAGAACCTCGACACGACGCCCGCCGAATTCGAAAGCGACGATTTCAAGGCGGAGAAGGTGGTTCCCGCGGGCAAGCAGGTCGACGTCTTCATCGGGCCGCTCAAGGCCGGCACGTACGAGTTTCACGACGAGTACCACGAAGCCGAATCGAAAACCAAACTGACCGTCAAGTAA
- a CDS encoding S1 family peptidase: MLEELYSRISPACCYVTVFLDDEKISEGSGFAFTSNGQVLTAAHVVTGRFPIRTSDHTDPSLKIFCKFPGLPVAEYAVVMCCMEIQVPGFLRPVQLDLAVLNPKVPLPADVQHILAVLEPPRLGQRVFLAGYSEELRLPFDVDRLLSPEMQGADAFKSAMDKGYMADMTGPLIKQGYIGNLRRIVVEVAGRGTLECDVMYIDNAMHPGASGGPVFNERGEAIGILSQRAVTSVEYGADGRAQIPSGSTVAISLVPLRFIA; this comes from the coding sequence ATGCTTGAAGAACTCTACAGTCGAATCTCACCGGCCTGCTGCTATGTGACGGTCTTCCTGGACGATGAAAAAATCAGTGAAGGCTCAGGATTCGCATTCACTTCAAATGGACAGGTTCTCACGGCGGCGCATGTTGTCACGGGGCGATTTCCGATTCGAACGAGCGACCACACGGACCCCTCGCTGAAGATATTTTGTAAGTTTCCGGGATTGCCCGTCGCTGAATATGCTGTCGTCATGTGCTGCATGGAGATACAGGTCCCGGGATTTCTCCGCCCTGTCCAACTGGACTTAGCGGTACTCAACCCGAAGGTGCCGCTTCCTGCTGACGTTCAACATATTCTTGCGGTGCTTGAGCCGCCGAGACTTGGTCAACGTGTTTTTCTGGCCGGGTATTCGGAAGAACTGCGGCTTCCTTTCGACGTTGATCGACTGTTGTCTCCAGAGATGCAAGGGGCCGATGCGTTCAAGTCCGCCATGGATAAGGGATATATGGCGGATATGACTGGCCCGCTCATCAAGCAGGGGTATATCGGAAATCTTAGACGAATTGTCGTGGAAGTTGCTGGTCGTGGAACCTTGGAATGCGATGTCATGTATATCGATAACGCAATGCATCCAGGTGCGAGTGGCGGCCCGGTCTTCAATGAGAGGGGCGAAGCCATTGGAATTCTGTCGCAACGCGCCGTTACGTCTGTCGAGTACGGGGCAGATGGCCGCGCTCAAATTCCTTCAGGTTCTACGGTGGCCATTAGCCTCGTCCCGTTGCGATTCATCGCTTAA